Proteins encoded within one genomic window of Nilaparvata lugens isolate BPH chromosome 11, ASM1435652v1, whole genome shotgun sequence:
- the LOC111059951 gene encoding cuticle protein 19-like, which yields MIRKTAIMISLAVVLSYLILGIVAEYEGSDEYNFPQSEDEPFYYHVPDYRFDYSVASPHTGDMHNRQERRFGDEVSGYYSLMEPDGTYREVHYKADRKHGFTAVVKKYRNGVLIETS from the exons ATGATTAGGAAAACGGCG ATAATGATCAGCCTAGCAGTGGTGCTATCTTATCTTATACTTGGGATTGTGGCAGAATACGAAGGGAGCGACGAATACAATTTTCCACAGTCCGAGGATGAGCCATTCTATTAC CACGTGCCAGACTACAGATTCGACTACAGCGTGGCGTCGCCGCACACGGGGGATATGCACAATCGGCAGGAGCGCCGCTTCGGCGACGAGGTGAGTGGCTACTACAGCCTCATGGAGCCAGACGGCACCTACCGCGAAGTGCACTACAAGGCAGACCGCAAGCACGGCTTCACTGCAGTCGTCAAGAAGTACAGGAACGGGGTGCTCATTGAAACTTCGTAG